In one Polynucleobacter sp. JS-JIR-5-A7 genomic region, the following are encoded:
- the scpB gene encoding SMC-Scp complex subunit ScpB encodes MDDHNKRVIETALLCAQEPLTVADLSRLFVEDITTADIDETLLELQRAWDNKGMELVHIATGWRFQSRLSMREYLDRLTPEKPPKYSRAVMETLAIIAYRQPVTRGEIEEIRGVAVSSNVMKQLEDRGWVEVIGHKDTIGRPGLYATTKQFLDDLSLTNLQSLPMLEDAAPMAAAEQLGQVVMEFDPTATVETVVIEESEEVVVEESSEIIAEEVTPESENPSDETK; translated from the coding sequence ATGGACGATCACAACAAGCGCGTTATTGAAACAGCCCTCCTGTGCGCGCAGGAGCCACTCACGGTTGCTGACCTGTCTCGTCTATTTGTCGAGGACATCACCACTGCTGATATTGATGAGACATTGCTTGAGTTGCAGCGCGCTTGGGACAATAAAGGCATGGAGCTGGTGCATATTGCAACTGGCTGGCGCTTCCAGAGTCGTTTATCGATGCGTGAGTATCTTGATCGCTTAACGCCTGAGAAGCCACCGAAGTACTCCCGTGCAGTGATGGAGACCTTGGCAATTATTGCCTATCGTCAACCAGTCACTCGTGGTGAGATTGAAGAAATTCGTGGTGTTGCTGTGAGTAGCAACGTGATGAAGCAATTAGAAGACCGTGGTTGGGTGGAAGTGATTGGCCATAAAGATACGATTGGCCGCCCTGGTTTGTATGCCACCACTAAACAATTTTTAGACGACTTGAGTCTGACTAATCTTCAAAGCCTGCCTATGTTGGAAGATGCAGCGCCGATGGCTGCTGCTGAACAATTAGGTCAGGTTGTCATGGAATTTGATCCTACTGCCACAGTAGAAACCGTTGTGATTGAAGAGTCTGAAGAAGTGGTAGTTGAAGAAAGCTCCGAAATCATCGCTGAAGAAGTTACCCCCGAGTCTGAAAACCCATCAGACGAAACAAAATAA
- a CDS encoding pseudouridine synthase: MTSSNENDSTPVVPAATPSHTDTGSSHAEGSQGEGGERPTRDDRGPRHPRRAGTGKHPFNKKRPFNKDKPRREGETSQGPREGGGNHAAKLAPNPADVEALFASVVSGEFDAALDAPEALEVKNSDGFNENEISHQTGAERRAQRAHGAREDEDPDAPTEEEMSSLQFTNIDELPLSLRDEVWSDLDGLDDDADDEDTVKLHKVLADAGMGSRRDMEDLIVQGRVSVNSLPAHIGQRIGPTDQVRINGKQVHRKIQTKPPRVILYHKPAGEIVSQSDPEGRPTVFDRLPKPRQGRWIAVGRLDFNTEGLLLFTTSGELANRLMHPRYGVEREYAVRILGELSQDNTAQLKSGIKLDDGQARFLRLSMGGGDGANRWYHVALTEGRNREVRRMFEAVGHTVSRLIRTRYGMFLLPPRLRRGKWEEVEAGGIYNLMKSAGLKMPQPQDKSRNPNAGGQSCNPASADFQPDPMQTSVSYWGSRDALTLASGHNGLTHQGRGGKPGGSGSGEGRGPFRGRTQGGRPGQGGGQGGQGGQGGNGQGRNKGKKVHHGQSAFVTANPQSPGNGPKRGAPKGRKPFNKGPRKPRNPGESF; this comes from the coding sequence ATGACAAGTTCTAACGAAAACGATTCAACTCCAGTAGTACCTGCAGCAACGCCATCACATACTGATACAGGTTCTTCTCATGCAGAAGGCTCTCAGGGTGAGGGAGGTGAACGCCCGACACGAGATGATCGTGGCCCACGTCATCCCCGTCGCGCTGGAACAGGTAAGCACCCTTTTAATAAGAAGCGCCCCTTTAATAAGGACAAGCCTCGTCGTGAAGGTGAGACCTCGCAAGGTCCGCGTGAAGGTGGTGGCAATCATGCGGCTAAGTTAGCCCCAAATCCTGCAGACGTTGAAGCATTGTTTGCTTCGGTGGTGTCTGGTGAGTTTGATGCAGCCCTTGATGCGCCAGAAGCATTAGAGGTTAAAAATTCAGATGGCTTCAATGAGAATGAAATCTCTCATCAAACAGGTGCCGAGCGTCGCGCACAACGCGCACATGGTGCTCGCGAGGATGAAGATCCAGATGCGCCTACTGAAGAAGAGATGAGCAGTTTGCAGTTTACAAACATCGATGAATTGCCTCTCAGTTTGCGTGATGAAGTATGGTCTGACCTCGATGGTTTAGATGATGATGCTGATGACGAAGATACCGTCAAGCTCCATAAAGTGTTAGCAGATGCTGGCATGGGCTCACGCCGTGACATGGAAGATTTGATTGTGCAAGGGCGCGTATCAGTTAATAGTTTGCCTGCACATATCGGCCAACGTATTGGACCTACAGATCAGGTGCGCATTAATGGCAAGCAAGTGCATCGTAAGATTCAGACTAAGCCACCACGCGTCATTTTGTATCACAAGCCTGCTGGCGAAATCGTAAGCCAATCTGATCCAGAGGGTCGTCCAACCGTATTTGATCGCCTGCCAAAGCCTCGTCAAGGTCGCTGGATCGCAGTTGGTCGCTTGGACTTTAATACTGAAGGCTTGTTATTGTTCACCACCTCTGGTGAATTGGCTAATCGTTTAATGCATCCGCGTTATGGTGTGGAGCGAGAATACGCAGTGCGTATTTTGGGTGAGCTAAGTCAAGACAACACTGCACAATTAAAGAGTGGTATCAAGCTCGATGATGGTCAAGCACGTTTTTTACGGTTATCAATGGGTGGTGGCGATGGTGCAAACCGTTGGTATCACGTTGCTTTAACAGAAGGTCGTAATCGTGAAGTGCGTCGCATGTTTGAAGCAGTAGGTCACACGGTTTCTCGTTTGATTCGGACACGTTATGGCATGTTCCTTTTACCTCCACGTTTAAGGCGGGGAAAATGGGAGGAAGTTGAGGCCGGTGGCATCTATAACTTGATGAAGTCTGCTGGCTTAAAAATGCCACAGCCGCAAGATAAGAGTCGCAATCCAAATGCTGGTGGACAAAGTTGTAATCCTGCTAGCGCAGATTTCCAACCCGATCCAATGCAAACCTCGGTTTCTTATTGGGGCTCACGCGATGCTTTAACCCTAGCGAGTGGTCATAACGGTTTGACTCACCAAGGTAGGGGCGGCAAACCTGGCGGCAGTGGGTCTGGCGAAGGACGCGGTCCTTTCCGGGGTCGCACCCAAGGCGGTCGACCTGGTCAAGGCGGTGGTCAAGGCGGCCAAGGTGGCCAGGGTGGAAATGGCCAAGGCCGCAATAAAGGTAAAAAAGTACACCATGGTCAATCTGCATTTGTGACCGCCAACCCCCAAAGCCCTGGAAATGGGCCTAAGCGCGGCGCACCAAAAGGCCGAAAACCTTTTAATAAGGGCCCTAGAAAGCCCCGAAATCCTGGCGAAAGCTTCTGA
- the rimP gene encoding ribosome maturation factor RimP, which produces MRDQKIISAELENLGYTLVDIEREAGGLLRVTIENPDYERLITVLDCEKVSHQLSYTLPVENIPYERLEISSPGLDRPVKTAVDFERFTGMEVDLKLRVAVGSRKNFRGVLQGLLSGELNSLDAKFGLVFEGADGQPSQLEFSLAEVDKTRLVPVIDFKGRKS; this is translated from the coding sequence GTGAGGGATCAGAAGATCATCTCTGCAGAGTTGGAGAACTTGGGCTACACGCTAGTCGATATTGAGCGTGAAGCTGGAGGATTACTGCGCGTCACAATTGAAAACCCGGATTACGAGCGTTTGATTACTGTTTTGGATTGCGAGAAGGTAAGTCATCAATTGAGTTACACCTTGCCGGTAGAAAACATTCCTTACGAGCGTTTGGAAATTTCTTCCCCAGGCCTGGATCGTCCCGTTAAGACAGCAGTTGATTTTGAGCGCTTCACTGGAATGGAAGTAGATTTGAAGTTGCGTGTTGCTGTTGGTAGTCGTAAGAATTTTCGTGGTGTATTGCAAGGTTTGCTGAGTGGTGAATTGAATTCACTGGATGCGAAATTTGGTTTGGTATTTGAGGGTGCTGATGGTCAGCCCTCTCAATTGGAGTTTTCTTTGGCCGAGGTCGATAAGACTCGGTTGGTCCCTGTTATTGATTTCAAAGGAAGAAAGTCATGA
- the nusA gene encoding transcription termination factor NusA, with protein MSREVLMLADALAREKNVDQAIVFEALEMALASATKKRYATEDVDIRVSIDRESGEYETFRRWLVVPDEAGLQEPDKEILQFEAKEQIPDMEVGDYIEEQIESLAFGRIGAQAAKQVILQRIRDAEREQILNDYLERGEKVMTGTVKRADKNGLIIESGRVEALLRRDQMIPKENLRSGDRVRAYILKVDREARGPQIELSRTCPDFLIKLFENEVPEMEQGLLEIKGAARDPGIRAKIAVVTYDKRIDPIGTCVGVRGTRVTAVRNEVAGEAVDIVLWSEDPAQFVIGALAPAQVSSIVVDEERHAMDVVVDEENLAIAIGRSGQNVRLASDLTGWQINIMTPEESAEKTEKEASSVRQLFMDKLDVDQEVADILIEEGFNTLEEVAYVPLSEMLEIDSFDEDTVNELRTRARDSLLTMELAKEERIGEVSQDLRSLEGMTTELIAKLADNQVHTRDDLAELAVDELVEATQIDEETAKTLIMKAREHWFTS; from the coding sequence ATGAGCCGAGAAGTTCTCATGTTGGCAGACGCCCTAGCGCGTGAAAAGAACGTTGATCAAGCCATTGTGTTTGAGGCGCTTGAAATGGCGTTGGCATCAGCCACTAAGAAGCGTTACGCAACTGAAGATGTGGATATTCGTGTATCTATCGACCGTGAGTCTGGTGAATACGAAACCTTCCGCCGTTGGTTGGTGGTTCCTGATGAAGCCGGTTTGCAAGAGCCAGATAAAGAGATATTGCAATTTGAAGCCAAAGAGCAAATTCCAGATATGGAAGTAGGCGACTATATTGAAGAGCAAATCGAATCTTTAGCTTTCGGTCGTATCGGTGCACAGGCTGCTAAGCAAGTCATCTTGCAACGTATTCGTGATGCTGAGCGTGAACAGATTTTGAATGATTACCTCGAGCGTGGCGAAAAAGTCATGACGGGTACCGTTAAGCGTGCTGACAAGAATGGTTTGATTATTGAATCTGGCCGTGTTGAGGCATTGCTGCGTCGTGATCAAATGATTCCTAAAGAGAATTTGCGTTCTGGTGATCGCGTACGTGCATACATCCTCAAAGTGGATCGTGAAGCCCGTGGCCCACAGATCGAACTATCCCGTACTTGCCCAGACTTCTTGATCAAGTTGTTTGAGAACGAAGTTCCAGAGATGGAGCAGGGCTTGCTAGAGATTAAGGGTGCCGCCCGTGATCCTGGCATCCGCGCAAAGATTGCGGTGGTGACTTATGACAAGCGTATTGACCCAATCGGAACATGCGTTGGTGTGCGTGGCACACGCGTTACTGCAGTGCGTAATGAAGTGGCTGGCGAAGCGGTTGATATCGTATTGTGGTCGGAAGACCCAGCGCAGTTTGTGATTGGTGCTTTGGCACCAGCACAAGTATCTTCAATCGTGGTGGACGAAGAGCGTCACGCCATGGACGTGGTGGTGGATGAAGAGAACTTGGCAATCGCCATTGGCCGTAGCGGACAAAACGTTCGTTTGGCAAGTGATTTGACTGGTTGGCAAATCAACATCATGACTCCTGAAGAGTCTGCTGAGAAAACTGAAAAAGAGGCTTCTTCCGTACGCCAATTGTTTATGGACAAATTGGACGTAGACCAAGAGGTGGCTGATATTTTGATTGAGGAAGGTTTCAATACATTGGAAGAAGTGGCTTATGTGCCATTGTCTGAAATGTTAGAAATTGATTCATTCGATGAAGATACTGTGAATGAGTTGCGTACCCGCGCACGTGATTCCTTGTTGACGATGGAGTTAGCAAAAGAGGAGCGTATTGGCGAGGTGTCACAAGACCTACGTTCCCTAGAAGGAATGACCACAGAATTGATTGCCAAGCTTGCTGACAATCAAGTACATACCCGTGACGACCTTGCTGAACTGGCTGTTGATGAGCTAGTTGAGGCGACACAAATTGACGAAGAAACTGCGAAAACGCTCATCATGAAAGCGCGCGAACATTGGTTTACTTCATGA